One window of Penaeus chinensis breed Huanghai No. 1 chromosome 34, ASM1920278v2, whole genome shotgun sequence genomic DNA carries:
- the LOC125043830 gene encoding leucine-rich repeat extensin-like protein 3 isoform X1: MKVWLALLVVVATASVVQAQFRLPLPSPPRILFGGFRPFFSRPRPRPRPRPPVLVPANQFLQQQRFRLCLGRNGRLHRCHRFRTENQIVPPPPPPPQPVFRPQPQPIPQPQSSVIFAPPPVSRPTPPPPPPQAPPAPPAQQFLPPSPPVSNSVQFRPPPPPPSPSPINDGRNFGSPKPDSLLLQPPPQTFRPSQPASQPQTLQPFPAPIPGPSSNNILGMTPPPPPALPAPAPPAPLPTPARPPPPPPARPPPPPPARPPPPPLTPPPTTPQPVTARPVIPIAPVSNSLDNLLVNPVPSVNAGVLPLANEQPSEDQKFPPFV; the protein is encoded by the exons GTGTGGCTAGCGCTTCTAGTGGTCGTGGCAACAGCCTCTGTGGTGCAGGCGCAGTTCAGGCTCCCCTTGCCTTCGCCTCCAAGAATTCTCTTCGGCGGCTTCAGACCCTTCTTCTCCAGGCCACGCCCTCGGCCACGCCCACGTCCTCCTGTGCTTGTCCCAGCGAATCAGTTCCTCCAGCAACAG AGATTTCGTCTTTGCCTTGGGAGAAATGGGAGATTGCATCGTTGTCACAGATTTAGGACGGAG AACCAAATAGTGCCACCTCCGCCACCACCTCCGCAGCCAGTCTTCAGGCCTCAGCCACAGCCAATACCACAGCCACAGTCCTCTGTTATTTTTGCACCTCCACCAGTCTCTAGACCA actccaccacctccaccaccacaagCACCACCCGCACCACCAGCCCAGCAGTTCCTCCCACCAAGTCCCCCGGTGAGCAACTCTGTGCAGTTCcggcctccaccaccacctccatctccatctccgatCAACGATGGCAGGAACTTTGGATCTCCCAAGCCTGATTCCCTCCTGCTGCAGCCCCCACCACAAACCTTCAGACCATCGCAACCTGCATCTCAGCCCCAGACACTGCAGCCATTCCCTGCACCAATACCCGGTCCAAGTTCAAACAATATCCTTGGAAtgaccccacctcccccaccagcACTGCCAGCTCCTGCACCTCCAGCACCCCTTCCAACCCCAGCTagacctcctccaccacccccagctagacctccaccaccacccccagctagacctccaccaccaccacttactCCCCCACCGACCACACCACAACCTGTAACTGCACGACCAGTGATACCTATTGCTCCTGTGTCAAACTCTTTAGACAACCTTTTGGTGAATCCTGTTCCGTCTGTGAATGCTGGAGTCCTGCCTCTTGCTAATGAACAGCCATCAGAGGACCAAAAGTTCCCTCCTTTCGTCTAA
- the LOC125043830 gene encoding leucine-rich repeat extensin-like protein 3 isoform X2, giving the protein MKVWLALLVVVATASVVQAQFRLPLPSPPRILFGGFRPFFSRPRPRPRPRPPVLVPANQFLQQQNQIVPPPPPPPQPVFRPQPQPIPQPQSSVIFAPPPVSRPTPPPPPPQAPPAPPAQQFLPPSPPVSNSVQFRPPPPPPSPSPINDGRNFGSPKPDSLLLQPPPQTFRPSQPASQPQTLQPFPAPIPGPSSNNILGMTPPPPPALPAPAPPAPLPTPARPPPPPPARPPPPPPARPPPPPLTPPPTTPQPVTARPVIPIAPVSNSLDNLLVNPVPSVNAGVLPLANEQPSEDQKFPPFV; this is encoded by the exons GTGTGGCTAGCGCTTCTAGTGGTCGTGGCAACAGCCTCTGTGGTGCAGGCGCAGTTCAGGCTCCCCTTGCCTTCGCCTCCAAGAATTCTCTTCGGCGGCTTCAGACCCTTCTTCTCCAGGCCACGCCCTCGGCCACGCCCACGTCCTCCTGTGCTTGTCCCAGCGAATCAGTTCCTCCAGCAACAG AACCAAATAGTGCCACCTCCGCCACCACCTCCGCAGCCAGTCTTCAGGCCTCAGCCACAGCCAATACCACAGCCACAGTCCTCTGTTATTTTTGCACCTCCACCAGTCTCTAGACCA actccaccacctccaccaccacaagCACCACCCGCACCACCAGCCCAGCAGTTCCTCCCACCAAGTCCCCCGGTGAGCAACTCTGTGCAGTTCcggcctccaccaccacctccatctccatctccgatCAACGATGGCAGGAACTTTGGATCTCCCAAGCCTGATTCCCTCCTGCTGCAGCCCCCACCACAAACCTTCAGACCATCGCAACCTGCATCTCAGCCCCAGACACTGCAGCCATTCCCTGCACCAATACCCGGTCCAAGTTCAAACAATATCCTTGGAAtgaccccacctcccccaccagcACTGCCAGCTCCTGCACCTCCAGCACCCCTTCCAACCCCAGCTagacctcctccaccacccccagctagacctccaccaccacccccagctagacctccaccaccaccacttactCCCCCACCGACCACACCACAACCTGTAACTGCACGACCAGTGATACCTATTGCTCCTGTGTCAAACTCTTTAGACAACCTTTTGGTGAATCCTGTTCCGTCTGTGAATGCTGGAGTCCTGCCTCTTGCTAATGAACAGCCATCAGAGGACCAAAAGTTCCCTCCTTTCGTCTAA